The Bacteroidia bacterium genome includes a region encoding these proteins:
- a CDS encoding DUF4249 family protein: MKLSITYCCLLCLTFFACEEYREWELETSEESYLVVEAILTDENIRQEIKLSQSFPDINGAVPAVTDAEILVEVNGVQYTFSHNDTEPGSYLSDQSFEIINNLIYSLEIKWQGERYAAQSELSNVSPIPTFSFEENGDVDSLVFSRFIHVFNPSQQAMYEMDIDWSHLSNEENTHAIQYFYTFNSVHIGQLVFPRREQVRFPRGSIVEVKKFGLNDDFAEFLRAMALETEWSGYVYYATPDNIPGNISNGALGFFSTCAVLRDTLIAE; the protein is encoded by the coding sequence ATGAAACTTTCAATAACATATTGTTGCTTGCTATGCCTGACTTTCTTTGCCTGTGAAGAGTATCGAGAGTGGGAACTAGAGACTTCAGAGGAAAGCTATCTCGTAGTAGAAGCGATCCTTACGGACGAAAATATTCGACAGGAAATCAAGCTCTCTCAAAGTTTCCCGGATATCAATGGCGCTGTTCCAGCAGTTACAGATGCTGAAATTCTGGTAGAAGTAAATGGGGTGCAATATACTTTCTCCCACAATGATACAGAGCCGGGAAGCTACCTGAGTGATCAGAGCTTTGAAATAATCAATAACTTGATTTATAGCCTGGAGATAAAGTGGCAAGGAGAACGATATGCTGCTCAAAGTGAGTTATCCAATGTGAGTCCCATTCCGACTTTTAGTTTTGAAGAAAATGGGGATGTTGATAGCCTGGTTTTCTCTCGATTCATTCATGTCTTCAATCCCAGTCAGCAGGCTATGTATGAAATGGATATCGACTGGTCCCATTTAAGCAATGAGGAAAATACTCATGCGATTCAGTATTTCTACACCTTCAATTCCGTTCATATCGGTCAATTGGTTTTCCCTCGTCGGGAGCAAGTCCGTTTTCCCAGAGGAAGTATTGTGGAAGTCAAAAAGTTTGGGCTGAATGATGATTTTGCTGAATTCCTGCGAGCGATGGCATTAGAAACAGAGTGGAGTGGGTATGTGTACTATGCTACTCCCGACAATATTCCAGGAAATATCAGCAATGGAGCTTTGGGATTTTTCAGTACCTGTGCCGTTTTACGAGACACCCTGATCGCTGAATAA